In Henriciella litoralis, the genomic window CGGGACGCTGAATTCCCTGTGGTCGACCGGCCTGTCGGAATGTTCAGCACGCTCGATACGCGGGACGGGCGGGTGATTGGCATGATCCTGCAGCCGAAACAGTGCCTACAATTTTGTACAGCCCTCGGAGTTCCGGACCTTGCACTTGACCCCCGCTTTGGCGATGCGATGTCGATCGTGCGAAACACTCCATTGCTTTACAAGGAGGTGGCGCCCATCGTTTCAGCGATGTCTACGCAAGACTTTCTGGCGTTGATGTCCAAACACAGTGTTCCCTTTGGGCCTGTAAACGATATCGCGACGTTCATGCAGAGCGAAGAGGCGCTGCATGCGGGGGCTTATACAGAACTCGAGGACGGCGAGTACGGCGCGATCCGCCATCTGAACTTCCCGGCTTCATTCAGCCGTTCAGCTGTAGGTCCGAGAGGTCGGGCCCCTAGGCTCGGAGAACACAACGCCGAGCTTCTTGGCTCTCCGGGCGCCGGAGATAAAGACAGTCAAATCGGGTAGGAGCGGCCCAGTACGTACAACCTGGAATTTCCCCTGAAACAATGCCCGTTCATCGCATTTCCTCATGACTTCCTGAGGTCCCAAATCACCGATTAAATTATACAAGTGTTTTAATTGTAAAAAGGATATTCGCTATGAGTGAACTCATGCTGCCACACACCTTCGAAGACTTCACGGCCGACTGGTTCACTGAGGCCCTGTCGGCGAAGTTCCCAGGCGTGAACGTCAGCAATTTTACCCGCAGCGGGGACCGGATCGGAACGTCCGCCTCGTGTACGTTTTCGCTGGAATACTCCGATCGCGGAACCGCCGACGATCCACCCAGCTCAGTTTACATAAAAGGTGGTTTTACGGAGAAGCAGCTAAATCGGTACTGGGTCGTCCTGCAGCAGGAAGTCCGCTTCTTCAACGATATGGCGCAAGATGTGCCGATGAATATTCCGCACTGCTATTTTGCCGCCTGCGATGACAAGCGACAGGGCCTCACAATGCTGGAAGATATCGTGGCCACGCGCGGCGCGAGGTTCGGCAATTGGGGCGCGCTCACTGTCGACGAGGTCGCAGCCTTGCTGGAGCAGTTCGCCCGCATGCATGCACGCTGGTCGGATGACCCTCGCCTCAAGGGGCTAGACGGGTTTGAAAAGCCGCAGAGAGAGTTCTTCCAGTACGTGCTGCGCGACAAGCACTGGGAGGAATTGAAGACACGCCAGTTCGGGCCTCGCCTCGATCGACTATTTCCCGACCCCCAATTGCTACGCGACGCGCTGACACGCCTGTGGGAACTGAACGACGCTGCCCCAAAAACGCTTTGCCACGGCGACGCGCACGGCGGCAACATGTTCTTCGAGCGCGATGGAACGCCCGGTGTTCTCGACTTCCAGCTCTATTTTGCCGGCACACATATGCACGACGTGTCATGGCTAATCGTAAGCGCGCTTTCGATTGAGGATCGCCGGAAGGAAGAACAGCGCCTTCTTCGGCATTATCTCGACGCGGCGCGCGCTGCGGGCATGGATGTCTATTCCTTTGATCAGGCCTGGCTAATCTACCGTCAGCAGATGGCCCATGCCGTGCCTAGCGGCGCATGCAATCCAATCGAGGCAGGTCCAATCGATATGATCAATGCTGCGGGCGAAGTTGTGACCGTTGCTGCTGAAGATCATGACGTCCTAGGGGCGCTGGGTATTGCCCGCAGGTGACGTTGTTGGGAACCTGGCAGATCATGAAGAGGATTTTGTGCGCCAAAAGGTGATGAAGTCAGCATCTGTCAGGACTGGCCGACCGCATTGTTCGGAACAACAGGAAGTATCCGGCCAACTGAGCTGGAGATGACCCTTTCCGGGGTATCGTCGTATAAGCCAGCGCGTTGCTCATTCCCGGTTTGTGCCCGAATTTCGGTGAGAGCGGGAGACAAGGCCGTCGATCTCTTTCTCATACACCGCATTTTGCAATCTTCGATGAATGGCGTCTCGCAGGACTCAGTCTGCGGCACTTCAACCGATAAGGCCGTTTCTAGATTGAACACTAAGAGATCTGGCGAAATTGGCGGGGTAGGGGCTTCGGCTGGAAAATCGCGGCTGATCAGGGATTTCGGCTAAAACAGAGACCGCAGCCCAAGAAAAAGCCCGCCAGTGGCGGGCGATTTCGGGAAATCCGAGATCTGGTCTTCAAATCAGGGACTGCGTGGCGGAGAGAGAGGCTGACTATCTGCCGTAACGACCCGTAACGGTTCGTAACATTGCCGTATTATTACAGTGCATTAGTGGCTTTTTCTTGTAACGCCCCGTTGCCATAAAGTGCGAACAATGCCACTTTTTATGGCGGGTACAAAAGCAGGCGCATAATTTTGTGTTGGCGGATGAAACGGGATTCGAGCCATGCCAAAGAAAGCTAAAGAGCTATCCGCCGTCGAGGTGAAAAGGCTTCGCCATCCTGGGCATGGCCACAATGCCACGTTCGCGGTGGGCGGCGTCGATGGCTTGTTGATGCAGGCGACACCTACAGGCGCGCGCTCTTGGTTGTTGCGGTGCAAGGTCGGTAACAAGCGGCGGCATATCGGACTTGGCGGGTTTCCAGACGTCTCGCTTGGTCAGGCGCGCGAACGGGCACGGGATGCGCGTGACCTGATCTGGCAGGGCATCGACCCAGTTGAGCATCGCAAAGCACAGCGCGCGGCCCTGAAGGCTGCCCAGCATCGCGGGCTGACATTCTCCGAAGCGATGGAACGCTATCTGGAAAACAAGCTGTCTGAACTATCCAGCGACAAGCATCGCAAACAATGGCGCGCGACCTTGGACAAACACGCTGTTCCTGCCGTTGGCGATATGCTGGTGGACGATATTGGTGTGCATGACGTGCTGCGCATTCTCGAACCTATCTGGCAGGAAAAGACGGAAACCGCGTCCAGACTTCGCGGACGTGTTGAATCCGTCCTGTCATGGGCAACTGTGGCCGGGCATCGCACGGGCGACAATCCAGCCCGCTGGCGTGGCAACCTTGATGCGATCCTGCCGAAACCCGGACGCATCGCCAAGGTAAAGCATCACCCTGCGCTCGCCATTGATGAAGCATCTGACTGGTTTGCAGAAGTGAGGGGCAGGGAAGGCTTTGCGACCCGCGCGCTCGAATTTCTCTCAATGACTGTGGCTAGGTCTGGCGAAATTCGCGGGGCGGTCTGGAAGGAAATCGACCTTGATGCGGGAATGTGGATCATTCCCGCCGAACGCATGAAGATGCGGAAGGAGCACCGCGTCCCGCTCACAAAGGAAGCTGTCGTCTTGTTGGAAGCATTGCCGCGAATTGAGGGCAGCGAGTTTGTATTTCCTGCCGTGCGAGGGGGGATGCTGTCTGATGCGGCTCTGTCGGCTTGCATGAAGCGCATTCATGCCGCGAAGCCTGAAAAGTACGTCGATCCGCGATCCGGGCGTCCAGCCGTTCCGCATGGGCTCCGTTCAACCTTTCGGGACTGGATAGCCGAACGCACTGAATATCCAAGGGACATGGCGGAGATAGCGCTGGCGCACCATGTCGGGGGTGATGTTGAATTGGCCTATCGGCGCGGCGATCAGGTCGAAAAGCGCCGCACCATGATGGCCGCATGGGGGCGTTTCCTGCGAGGCGACGTCGGGGCGAAGATCATTACACTGGAGGCGAAGGCATGACATTTACAGTAATACCAGACGCTTTCCCACTTTCTGGCGTGATGGCAAAATTGGAGGAGGCTGACCGCTATATTGAACCGCCAATTGTCTGTGACACCCCGACAGGACAAGTTTCACGTCGTTTGCTCTGGCCTTACACACCGGGAGAGAACGCTTTTGTAGATTCTGTGGTGGCGCGGCAGGTATGGGAATATCGGCACGTTGAAATGATTAGGGATGGACTGTTGCAAAGCAATGGCCATTTAATTCTTTCATCAGATCAGCTTCCCCAGCGCGAAGTCGCGCCGAGAATTTTGGATTACATTGCCTCTTCGAGGTTGCGATATGGCATATTTGACGCGCTGGATTACAGGCTTGCAGCGCTTAAAGATTATGACGGCGGTCAGATATTCATTCCGCATGCTTTTGCAAAAAAAATCATAGAACGGATTACCCCTAAAGCTAAAGGCGGAAGGCCCGAGCACCCCGCGAAAGTGTGGTATCAAGAGCGCGGCTGTGACCGAGGCGGCATGACCATGAAGGAATTACAGCGCCAGATGAACGCTGCAGTCGGATCAGCCCCAAGCGAATCTATAATTCGTACTTGGGAGCGCGAAGCAAAAAATCGACAATAAGCCCCTACAGAAACCCGTTAAACGGTTTCTGTAGTTTTTGCAGGATTTCGAAATCGCGGCATACGTGAAGTTTGGAAGGCACCGAAACAATAAGGTGCCGCGATGCCCACTACATATCTCTCCGATGCTGACATTGCGAAACGCTACGGAATCGCCCGCCCGACTGTCTGGCGCTGGCACCGTGAGCGACCTGAATTTCCCCGCGCGATCCGTCTGACACCCGGCTGCACACGCTGGAAGCTCTCCGACATTGAGGCATGGGAAACAGCTTGCGCCGAGGTGGCCGAATGAAGGGCGATCTGCGCACTCTCACCCAACGGGCTGACTGCATAGCGCTTGCCGCCGATCACTTTACGGCGCGCGCTTATCAGGAACTGATTGATGCGATGGACGCCGTTGAAGGCGATCCTGACTTTGAGCCGTCTCTTGGAGCGCACATCTGCGATTCGCAAGAGGGCTGGGCCGACAACAATCGGGACGATGTAGAGCATGACCCCGCCGAACTAGGCGAGCTGACTGAAAGCGGTTTTCAGAACGAAGCCCCCTGGCAACTCTACACGGCGCTGTTTGGCGGCGTAGTGGATCAGGAGGGCAATTGTGTCTGATGATCGTCTGCGTGGTCCTGATCACGAATTTTCGCACCCGACACACCCTGAGGCTGTCACAACATGGCCGATACACCTTCCTCTTTACCAGTCGCATTTGAACGCGGCATTCGTTCTGGAAGCCTACGATCCGGCCCTTGCGATCTTTCACCGCC contains:
- a CDS encoding helix-turn-helix transcriptional regulator, which codes for MPTTYLSDADIAKRYGIARPTVWRWHRERPEFPRAIRLTPGCTRWKLSDIEAWETACAEVAE
- a CDS encoding tyrosine-type recombinase/integrase, coding for MPKKAKELSAVEVKRLRHPGHGHNATFAVGGVDGLLMQATPTGARSWLLRCKVGNKRRHIGLGGFPDVSLGQARERARDARDLIWQGIDPVEHRKAQRAALKAAQHRGLTFSEAMERYLENKLSELSSDKHRKQWRATLDKHAVPAVGDMLVDDIGVHDVLRILEPIWQEKTETASRLRGRVESVLSWATVAGHRTGDNPARWRGNLDAILPKPGRIAKVKHHPALAIDEASDWFAEVRGREGFATRALEFLSMTVARSGEIRGAVWKEIDLDAGMWIIPAERMKMRKEHRVPLTKEAVVLLEALPRIEGSEFVFPAVRGGMLSDAALSACMKRIHAAKPEKYVDPRSGRPAVPHGLRSTFRDWIAERTEYPRDMAEIALAHHVGGDVELAYRRGDQVEKRRTMMAAWGRFLRGDVGAKIITLEAKA
- a CDS encoding phosphotransferase yields the protein MSELMLPHTFEDFTADWFTEALSAKFPGVNVSNFTRSGDRIGTSASCTFSLEYSDRGTADDPPSSVYIKGGFTEKQLNRYWVVLQQEVRFFNDMAQDVPMNIPHCYFAACDDKRQGLTMLEDIVATRGARFGNWGALTVDEVAALLEQFARMHARWSDDPRLKGLDGFEKPQREFFQYVLRDKHWEELKTRQFGPRLDRLFPDPQLLRDALTRLWELNDAAPKTLCHGDAHGGNMFFERDGTPGVLDFQLYFAGTHMHDVSWLIVSALSIEDRRKEEQRLLRHYLDAARAAGMDVYSFDQAWLIYRQQMAHAVPSGACNPIEAGPIDMINAAGEVVTVAAEDHDVLGALGIARR